The following coding sequences lie in one Mycobacterium sp. DL440 genomic window:
- the metK gene encoding methionine adenosyltransferase: MSQGRLFTSESVTEGHPDKICDAISDSVLDALLEQDPKSRVAVETLVTTGQVHVAGEVTTSAYADIPKIVRDRILEIGYDSSTKGFDGASCGVNIAIGAQSPDIAQGVDTAHEARVEGAGDPLDAQGAGDQGLMFGYAIGDTPELMPLPIALAHRLARRLTEVRKNGVVDYLRPDGKTQVTIAYDGRTPVRLDTVVLSTQHADGIDLDGTLTPDIREKVVNTVLADLNHETLDTSDFRLLVNPTGKFVLGGPMGDAGLTGRKIIVDTYGGWARHGGGAFSGKDPSKVDRSAAYAMRWVAKNVVAAGLAERVEVQVAYAIGKAAPVGLFVETFGTETVDPARIEKAISSVFDLRPGAIIRDLDLLRPIYAQTAAYGHFGRTDIELPWEQLNKVEDLKASV, encoded by the coding sequence GTGAGCCAAGGTCGCCTGTTTACCAGTGAGTCGGTAACCGAAGGACACCCCGACAAGATCTGTGATGCGATCAGCGACTCGGTGCTCGACGCGCTGCTGGAGCAGGATCCCAAGTCGCGGGTCGCGGTGGAGACGCTGGTCACCACCGGCCAGGTGCACGTCGCCGGCGAGGTCACCACCTCCGCCTACGCCGACATCCCGAAGATCGTGCGTGACCGCATCCTGGAGATCGGCTACGACTCGTCGACCAAGGGATTCGACGGCGCCTCGTGCGGTGTGAACATCGCCATCGGCGCGCAGTCGCCCGATATCGCCCAAGGCGTCGACACCGCGCATGAGGCCCGCGTCGAAGGCGCCGGTGATCCGCTGGATGCCCAGGGCGCCGGTGATCAGGGCCTGATGTTCGGCTACGCCATCGGTGACACACCGGAACTGATGCCGCTGCCGATCGCGCTGGCGCACCGGTTGGCGCGGCGCCTCACCGAGGTCCGCAAAAACGGTGTCGTCGACTACCTGCGCCCGGACGGCAAGACGCAGGTCACCATCGCCTACGACGGCCGGACGCCGGTGCGGCTCGACACCGTGGTTCTCTCCACCCAGCACGCCGACGGGATCGACCTGGACGGCACCCTGACCCCGGACATCCGGGAGAAGGTCGTCAACACCGTGCTGGCCGATCTCAACCACGAGACCCTGGACACCTCCGATTTCCGTCTGCTGGTCAACCCGACCGGCAAGTTCGTGCTCGGTGGCCCGATGGGTGACGCCGGTCTGACCGGCCGCAAGATCATTGTCGACACCTACGGCGGCTGGGCCCGCCACGGCGGCGGTGCCTTCTCCGGCAAGGATCCGTCAAAGGTGGACCGTTCCGCCGCGTACGCGATGCGCTGGGTGGCCAAGAACGTCGTCGCCGCCGGTCTGGCCGAGCGCGTCGAGGTTCAGGTCGCCTACGCGATCGGCAAGGCGGCCCCGGTCGGCCTGTTCGTGGAGACCTTCGGCACCGAGACCGTCGATCCGGCCCGCATCGAGAAGGCCATCAGCAGCGTGTTCGATCTGCGCCCCGGCGCGATCATTCGCGACCTGGACCTGCTGCGGCCGATCTACGCCCAGACGGCGGCCTACGGCCACTTCGGGCGCACCGACATCGAGCTGCCCTGGGAGCAGCTCAACAAGGTCGAGGACCTGAAGGCCTCGGTCTAG
- a CDS encoding NAD(P)/FAD-dependent oxidoreductase has protein sequence MPDFHTLIVGAGFSGIGTAIALDKAGLPDYLILEAGDGAGGTWFWNTYPGVAVDIPSFSYQFSFEQSRDWSRTYAPGKELRAYADNCVDKYGLRPRIRFNSTVSRAVFDDDENLWRLELDCGDTLTARFLVNASGVLTIPKLPDIDGVDSFAGTTVHTARWDHTQDLTGKRVAIIGTGASAVQVIPEIAPKVQQLTVFQRTPIWCFPKVDVQIPPIARRVMRLPGGRTLHRLISQAYVEFTFPLAAQYFTINPFAKRAGAAGRAYLRQQVRDPEVRDKLTPRYAVGCKRPGFHNTYLATFNRDNVRLVTEPIDKITGSGVATTDGESHDVDVLILATGFKVMDVDALPFEIVGSGGQSLSDFWTQHRMQAYEGVSVPGFANFFSVMGPYGYVGSSYFALIEAQTRHLVRCIAQADRRAARRVEVRQEANDRYFAEMMRKRHRQIFWQDSCSQANSYYFDRNGDVPLRPATTVEAYWRSRSFDLDDYAFTS, from the coding sequence ATGCCCGACTTTCACACCCTCATCGTCGGCGCCGGATTCTCCGGCATCGGCACGGCCATCGCGCTGGACAAGGCCGGTCTGCCCGACTACCTCATCCTGGAGGCCGGTGACGGGGCCGGCGGCACCTGGTTCTGGAACACCTATCCCGGCGTGGCCGTGGACATCCCGTCGTTCTCCTATCAGTTCTCCTTCGAGCAGTCGCGGGACTGGTCGCGCACCTACGCGCCCGGAAAAGAGTTGCGCGCCTACGCCGACAACTGCGTCGACAAGTACGGCCTGCGGCCCCGGATCCGGTTCAACTCGACCGTCTCCCGCGCGGTCTTCGACGACGACGAGAACCTGTGGCGGCTCGAACTGGATTGCGGCGACACGCTCACCGCACGATTTCTGGTCAACGCCAGCGGGGTGCTGACCATCCCGAAACTGCCGGACATCGACGGCGTCGACTCCTTCGCCGGGACCACCGTGCACACCGCCCGGTGGGATCACACCCAGGACCTGACGGGCAAGCGGGTCGCGATCATCGGCACCGGCGCCTCGGCGGTTCAGGTCATTCCCGAAATCGCACCGAAGGTCCAGCAGCTCACCGTTTTTCAGCGCACACCCATCTGGTGCTTCCCTAAGGTCGACGTGCAGATCCCACCGATCGCCCGCAGGGTGATGCGGCTGCCCGGCGGCCGGACCCTGCACCGGCTGATCAGCCAGGCGTACGTGGAGTTCACCTTCCCGCTGGCGGCGCAGTACTTCACGATCAACCCGTTCGCCAAGCGGGCGGGCGCGGCCGGGCGGGCCTATCTACGCCAACAGGTGCGGGATCCCGAGGTGCGCGACAAGCTCACACCGCGGTACGCGGTGGGATGTAAACGACCCGGCTTCCACAACACCTATCTGGCCACCTTCAACCGCGACAACGTGCGGTTGGTCACCGAACCGATCGACAAGATCACCGGCTCCGGGGTCGCCACCACCGACGGGGAAAGCCACGACGTCGACGTGCTCATCTTGGCCACCGGCTTCAAAGTGATGGATGTGGACGCGCTGCCTTTCGAGATCGTGGGATCGGGCGGGCAGTCGCTGAGCGATTTCTGGACGCAGCACCGGATGCAGGCCTACGAAGGGGTGAGCGTTCCCGGCTTCGCGAACTTCTTCTCCGTCATGGGCCCGTACGGCTACGTCGGATCGTCGTACTTCGCGTTGATCGAGGCGCAAACCCGCCATCTGGTGCGCTGTATCGCACAGGCCGACCGCCGGGCCGCCCGTCGCGTCGAAGTGCGGCAGGAGGCCAACGACCGGTACTTCGCCGAGATGATGCGCAAGCGTCACCGCCAGATCTTCTGGCAGGACAGCTGCTCACAGGCCAACAGCTACTACTTCGACCGCAACGGCGACGTGCCGCTGCGGCCCGCCACCACCGTCGAGGCGTACTGGCGCAGCCGCAGCTTCGATCTCGACGACTACGCGTTCACCTCATAG
- a CDS encoding catalase family peroxidase, which produces MESDDVPELNRRRTLLGLAAVGGVVAVGVGGLAEAAAWLRPDALTPARFADRFEQISGRHDGFRRNHAKGLAATGTFTSTGAGAQVSRAAVFRPGTVPVVGRFSLSGGLPDQPDKPDTVRGLGLMFRLPDGEQWRTAMVNIPVFPDSTPQGFFDRMLASRPVPATGKPDPEAMAAFLAGHPETAAAMKIIKQSPPSAGFTDDTYRGLNAFRATNAQGETTAIRWAAVPLASGKPAGQTHGNEENVLFDTLIDAITAGPVSWKLILTLADPTDPTHDATLPWPEDRKTIDAGTITIDAVQTEAPGNARDINFDPLVLPDGLAVSDDPLPSARSAVYARSFNRRAREPKSPSAVVVPGGAQ; this is translated from the coding sequence ATGGAATCCGATGATGTTCCGGAGCTGAACCGCAGGAGGACGCTGCTCGGTTTGGCCGCGGTCGGCGGAGTAGTCGCCGTCGGGGTGGGCGGCCTGGCCGAGGCGGCGGCCTGGCTGCGGCCCGACGCGTTGACGCCGGCCCGGTTCGCCGACCGCTTTGAGCAGATATCCGGCCGTCACGACGGATTCCGTCGCAACCACGCCAAGGGGCTGGCCGCGACAGGAACGTTCACCAGCACCGGTGCGGGCGCCCAGGTGAGCAGGGCCGCAGTGTTCAGACCCGGCACTGTGCCCGTCGTGGGCCGGTTCTCGTTGTCCGGCGGGCTGCCCGATCAACCCGACAAACCCGACACCGTCAGGGGACTTGGTCTGATGTTCCGACTCCCCGACGGCGAACAGTGGCGCACCGCGATGGTCAATATTCCGGTGTTCCCGGACAGCACGCCGCAGGGTTTCTTTGACCGCATGCTGGCCTCGCGTCCCGTACCAGCGACTGGCAAGCCGGACCCGGAGGCGATGGCCGCGTTCCTGGCCGGCCATCCGGAAACCGCGGCGGCGATGAAGATCATCAAGCAGAGCCCGCCGAGCGCAGGGTTTACCGACGATACGTACCGCGGCCTCAATGCCTTTCGCGCCACCAACGCTCAGGGTGAGACAACGGCGATCCGTTGGGCGGCGGTGCCGCTGGCGTCGGGCAAGCCTGCTGGGCAGACACACGGCAACGAGGAGAACGTTCTCTTCGACACGCTCATCGACGCGATCACCGCCGGTCCGGTCAGCTGGAAGTTGATCCTCACTCTGGCCGATCCCACCGATCCCACTCACGACGCGACGCTTCCGTGGCCGGAGGACCGCAAGACCATCGACGCCGGCACCATCACCATCGACGCCGTCCAGACCGAGGCCCCCGGCAATGCCCGCGACATCAACTTCGACCCACTCGTGCTGCCCGACGGCTTGGCGGTATCGGACGATCCGCTGCCGAGCGCGCGATCCGCCGTCTACGCCCGCTCGTTCAACCGGCGGGCCCGAGAACCGAAGTCGCCCAGCGCAGTCGTCGTTCCCGGGGGTGCGCAATGA
- a CDS encoding cytochrome b: MTTETAPPITKFNLAARLLHWSMAVMVIAQFFIGVTMIAALSYYPLLLAIHRPLGIAILVFAIVRLVNRLTRRLPPFLATMGPLERGIASYSEYLLYALLLVQPLIGWAMLSAARSPVVLVGALHLPAIAPHNITLYAALRTAHTVAAYLLFATFTAHICAVLFHVVALRDGIIRRMSLWPRGKRTED, encoded by the coding sequence ATGACCACTGAAACCGCGCCGCCGATCACGAAGTTCAACCTGGCGGCCAGGCTGCTGCACTGGTCGATGGCGGTCATGGTGATCGCGCAGTTCTTCATCGGCGTCACCATGATCGCGGCGCTCAGTTACTATCCGCTGCTGCTGGCGATTCACCGGCCGCTGGGCATAGCGATCCTGGTGTTCGCGATCGTGCGACTGGTCAACCGGCTCACCCGGCGACTGCCCCCGTTCCTGGCGACGATGGGCCCGCTGGAACGTGGCATCGCCAGTTACTCCGAATACTTGCTGTACGCACTGCTTTTGGTGCAGCCACTGATCGGGTGGGCCATGTTGTCGGCGGCACGGTCGCCGGTCGTGTTGGTCGGGGCGCTGCACCTTCCGGCGATCGCCCCGCACAACATCACCCTTTACGCGGCGTTGCGCACCGCCCATACCGTGGCGGCTTATCTCCTGTTCGCGACGTTCACCGCACATATCTGCGCGGTGCTGTTCCACGTCGTGGCGCTACGCGACGGGATAATCCGTCGAATGTCGTTGTGGCCCAGGGGGAAACGAACCGAGGACTAG
- a CDS encoding alpha/beta hydrolase: MSVADALPAVDAILQKVLEAVPFQLSTDIGVEEARRQFSEIPRLPVHPDVKTEDREVPGPAGPVRVRVYRPPTADGTTLPVVVFIHGGGWALGDLDSYDGTARQHAVAADAVVVSVEYRLAPEHPYPAAVDDVWAATQWVAANAAELGVDADRMAVAGDSAGGNLSAVVALLARDADTPLRFQLLWYPATTWDTSLPSFTENAEAPILGLDAVAGFSRWYAGHVDLSDPPATLVPARAADLSGLAPAYVAVAGHDPLRDDGIRYAELLAAAGVPVQLDNAETLVHGYLGYVGVVPTATESFDRAMAALRAALHG, from the coding sequence ATGTCCGTTGCTGACGCGTTACCAGCTGTCGATGCCATCCTGCAGAAGGTACTGGAGGCGGTGCCGTTCCAACTGTCGACCGACATCGGTGTCGAGGAAGCCCGCCGCCAGTTCAGCGAGATACCGCGGCTGCCGGTCCATCCCGACGTGAAGACCGAGGACCGAGAGGTTCCCGGCCCGGCCGGCCCGGTCCGGGTTCGGGTGTACCGGCCACCGACCGCCGACGGCACGACACTTCCGGTTGTGGTGTTCATCCACGGCGGCGGCTGGGCACTGGGTGACTTGGACAGTTACGACGGCACCGCCCGCCAGCACGCGGTGGCCGCCGACGCCGTCGTGGTGTCGGTGGAATATCGGCTGGCCCCCGAGCATCCCTACCCCGCCGCGGTCGACGATGTATGGGCGGCGACGCAGTGGGTGGCCGCCAACGCAGCAGAACTCGGTGTCGACGCCGACCGGATGGCCGTGGCCGGGGATTCGGCGGGTGGCAACCTCAGCGCCGTCGTGGCGCTGCTGGCGCGTGACGCCGACACTCCCCTGCGCTTTCAGCTGCTGTGGTACCCGGCCACCACCTGGGACACCAGCCTGCCGTCGTTCACCGAGAACGCCGAGGCGCCGATCCTGGGTCTCGACGCCGTCGCAGGGTTTTCCCGTTGGTATGCCGGGCATGTGGATCTGTCCGATCCGCCGGCCACGCTGGTGCCGGCCCGCGCAGCGGACCTGTCGGGCCTCGCGCCGGCCTACGTCGCCGTTGCCGGGCACGACCCGTTGCGCGATGATGGCATCCGTTACGCCGAATTGCTCGCTGCCGCAGGCGTTCCGGTACAGCTGGACAATGCCGAGACCTTGGTGCACGGTTACCTCGGCTATGTCGGTGTAGTCCCGACAGCCACCGAATCATTCGACCGGGCGATGGCCGCGCTGCGGGCGGCGCTGCACGGCTGA
- a CDS encoding lysoplasmalogenase has product MASTAGNASATDIPQPYAHRVTVRLWVLAVVVAAGYGVFLIVTAMRLPTGADLTGQFTLQPAVKALAAILLAAAACAHPIVRERRWLVGALVFSALGDFLLAIPWWEPSFVLGLAAFLVAHLCFLCVLVPLARRSTPRLIAVAITVLACLALLTWFWPRLVEQGMAVPVVAYIAVLGAMVSTALLARLPTPWTALGGVCFAASDAMIGISQFVRGDQLLAVPIWWGYAASLVLITAGLFFGRSTQPPAKPAQ; this is encoded by the coding sequence ATGGCATCGACAGCTGGTAACGCGTCAGCAACGGACATTCCGCAACCGTACGCACACCGCGTCACGGTGCGGTTGTGGGTATTGGCCGTGGTCGTCGCGGCGGGCTACGGGGTGTTCCTGATCGTCACCGCGATGCGGTTGCCGACGGGTGCCGACCTGACCGGTCAATTCACCCTCCAACCTGCGGTGAAGGCGCTGGCGGCGATCCTGCTGGCCGCGGCGGCGTGCGCTCATCCGATCGTGCGGGAACGGCGCTGGCTGGTGGGTGCGCTGGTGTTCTCGGCACTCGGCGACTTCCTGCTCGCGATCCCGTGGTGGGAGCCGTCGTTCGTGCTGGGGTTGGCCGCCTTCCTGGTAGCGCACCTGTGCTTTCTCTGCGTGTTGGTGCCGCTGGCGCGGCGTTCGACCCCGCGGCTGATCGCGGTCGCAATCACGGTCCTGGCGTGTCTGGCGCTGCTGACCTGGTTCTGGCCTCGGCTCGTCGAACAGGGAATGGCTGTGCCGGTGGTCGCCTACATCGCAGTGCTCGGAGCCATGGTGTCCACCGCGTTGCTGGCCCGGCTGCCCACACCGTGGACTGCGCTCGGTGGGGTGTGTTTCGCGGCGTCGGACGCAATGATCGGCATCAGCCAGTTCGTGCGTGGTGACCAACTGCTCGCCGTCCCGATCTGGTGGGGCTACGCGGCGTCACTGGTGCTGATCACCGCCGGCCTCTTCTTCGGGCGCTCGACACAACCTCCTGCTAAACCTGCACAGTGA
- a CDS encoding primosomal protein N': MTITRRAADHEPIARVLPLLTVPHLDREFDYLVSEEQSDDAQPGVRVRVRFNGRLVDAYLLERRSDTDHTGKLGWLDRVVSPEPVLTPEVRRLVDAVAARYAGTRADVLRLAVPPRHARVEKQTPEEPEPAAVVPVDTSAWVRYGRGEQFLTAVGEGRAARAVWQALPGENWAQRLAEAAAVAVNAGLGVVAVVPDQRDVDALYAAATERVAESRVVALSAGLGPSARYRRWLAALRGQAQVVIGTRSAVFAPVANLGLVLVWDDGDDNLAEPRAPYPHAREVAMLRAHQLRCAAIIGGYARTAEAQALVRTNWAHDVVAPRPVVRAAAPRVVALEDSGYAQERDPAAHTARLPSMALQAARSALQAQRPVLIQVPRRGYIPALACARCRAVTRCRHCTGPLALPDRGTAAAECRWCGRAEPALRCARCGSDAVRAVVVGARRTAEELGRAFAGTSVITSGGDAMVGAVGEGPALVVCTPGAEPIAEGGYGAALLLDAWALLGRQDLRAAEDTMRRWMAAAALVRPRTEGGVVAVVAESAIATVQALIRWDPVAHADAELDGRGEVGLPPAVHMAAIDGTTAAVEALLDTAQLPDVAETLGPVELPPGARRPPGLGSDAEVSRMLVRVPRDAGLELAAALRRATAVLSARKDQQPCRIQIDPLHIG; encoded by the coding sequence GTGACCATCACCCGCCGCGCCGCAGATCATGAACCCATCGCGCGGGTGCTTCCCCTGCTCACCGTTCCGCACCTGGACCGGGAGTTCGACTATCTGGTGTCGGAGGAACAGTCCGACGACGCCCAGCCCGGTGTGCGGGTCCGGGTGCGGTTCAACGGCAGGCTGGTTGACGCATACCTCCTGGAGCGACGGTCCGACACCGACCACACCGGCAAGCTCGGCTGGCTCGATCGCGTCGTCTCGCCTGAGCCGGTGCTCACCCCCGAGGTCCGGAGACTCGTCGACGCCGTCGCCGCGCGCTACGCCGGGACCCGGGCGGACGTACTGCGCCTGGCGGTACCACCGCGCCACGCCAGGGTCGAGAAGCAGACCCCGGAGGAGCCGGAACCGGCCGCGGTCGTCCCCGTGGACACCAGTGCCTGGGTCCGCTATGGCCGGGGTGAACAGTTCCTGACCGCAGTCGGTGAGGGCCGTGCGGCGCGGGCGGTGTGGCAGGCACTGCCCGGGGAGAACTGGGCACAGCGGTTGGCTGAAGCTGCTGCCGTTGCGGTGAATGCGGGGCTGGGCGTGGTGGCAGTGGTGCCCGATCAGCGCGATGTCGACGCGCTGTATGCCGCGGCGACCGAACGGGTGGCCGAGTCACGCGTGGTGGCGTTGTCGGCGGGGCTGGGCCCGTCGGCCCGGTACCGCCGCTGGCTGGCGGCGCTGCGGGGACAGGCCCAGGTGGTGATCGGCACCCGCAGCGCAGTGTTCGCGCCGGTGGCCAACCTCGGACTGGTCCTGGTGTGGGACGACGGCGACGACAACCTCGCCGAGCCGCGCGCGCCCTATCCGCACGCCCGCGAGGTCGCCATGCTGCGCGCCCACCAGCTGCGCTGCGCCGCGATCATCGGCGGCTACGCGCGGACCGCCGAGGCGCAGGCGCTGGTGCGGACGAACTGGGCCCACGACGTGGTGGCCCCCCGGCCGGTCGTCCGGGCCGCCGCACCGCGAGTGGTCGCCTTGGAAGACAGCGGGTACGCCCAGGAACGCGATCCGGCCGCCCACACCGCGCGGCTGCCGTCCATGGCGCTGCAAGCGGCCCGCTCGGCGTTGCAGGCGCAGCGCCCGGTGCTGATCCAGGTTCCCCGTCGCGGGTACATACCGGCGTTGGCCTGTGCGCGGTGCCGCGCGGTGACCCGCTGCCGGCACTGCACCGGACCGCTGGCCCTCCCGGACCGGGGCACTGCTGCCGCGGAATGCCGGTGGTGCGGTCGCGCCGAGCCCGCATTGCGTTGTGCGCGTTGCGGTTCGGATGCGGTGCGGGCGGTCGTGGTGGGGGCCCGACGGACCGCGGAAGAGTTGGGGCGGGCCTTTGCCGGTACCTCGGTGATCACCTCGGGCGGCGACGCGATGGTCGGTGCGGTGGGGGAAGGGCCGGCCCTGGTGGTCTGTACGCCCGGCGCGGAGCCGATCGCCGAAGGCGGTTACGGCGCAGCCCTGCTGCTCGACGCGTGGGCTCTGCTGGGCCGGCAGGATCTGCGTGCCGCCGAGGACACGATGCGCCGCTGGATGGCCGCGGCGGCCCTGGTGCGGCCGCGCACCGAAGGCGGCGTGGTGGCCGTGGTCGCCGAGTCGGCGATCGCCACCGTGCAGGCGCTGATCCGGTGGGATCCGGTCGCACATGCCGACGCCGAACTCGACGGCCGCGGTGAGGTGGGACTGCCGCCTGCGGTGCACATGGCCGCCATCGATGGGACCACCGCGGCGGTCGAGGCATTGCTCGATACCGCCCAGTTGCCCGATGTCGCGGAAACCCTCGGGCCGGTGGAACTGCCGCCCGGCGCGCGTCGTCCACCCGGGCTGGGGTCCGACGCCGAGGTGAGCCGGATGCTGGTCCGGGTACCGCGTGACGCGGGTTTGGAGTTGGCGGCGGCCCTGCGCCGGGCGACCGCGGTGCTCAGTGCGCGCAAGGATCAGCAACCATGTCGTATCCAAATCGACCCGCTGCACATAGGGTAA
- a CDS encoding DUF2207 domain-containing protein has protein sequence MRRVWSWLFTLALIAFGLLWPLVFTGGSASGPGVGQADPVVITDYRGDFTVGADGRMTAVETITGNFPSGRHGIFRYWDIANQNNSRLRQVPEITAITMDGAPAPYQLLWETGKRFRVAKIGDPGSTLDWGSHVFEIRYTIDGVLDPGTVGVDRQFAANTGSPDAQSAFYWNVVAPAWNNTIERADISVTLPAEVIGAGCSVGFGVGSACTDLRAEGNTVRLTATDLEPHTPVTLRAGVDVATPPQTTLPWPYTWDRILGRSVTGLVWIALLTVGMGLLAYFWSRTTVEPAPGFPVQYEPPKGLGPVQTEYIRTENVPKNGLSATLFHLAERGLVELRQVSDEHWKIKGLAKPAEWADVDPVGIDVGAALKVMSPGAEFAAKNTAAAGKKLSKAKADMAVAVRKWAFDDGLMVKRRREWWILVANVAAFFAALACFWLWFGIPITLWGLPFAAFFVFSVGSWAGGVGTRRTATGRELWSRAEGFHRLLSTDSAESRFDFAARKDLYLAYIPFAVAGGAAALWAKKYQDTMGAAAPQPNWYNSSSSSSDDSHGFTGGTGGADFDSFESALSSSIGVYTASQSSSSS, from the coding sequence ATGCGCCGGGTGTGGTCGTGGTTGTTTACCTTGGCGCTCATTGCCTTTGGCCTGCTCTGGCCTCTGGTGTTCACCGGCGGGTCAGCATCGGGTCCCGGTGTGGGCCAGGCCGATCCGGTGGTGATCACCGACTACCGCGGCGATTTCACCGTCGGCGCAGACGGCCGGATGACCGCCGTGGAGACCATCACCGGCAATTTCCCGAGCGGCCGGCACGGGATCTTCCGCTACTGGGACATAGCCAACCAGAACAATTCCCGCCTCCGGCAGGTGCCCGAGATCACGGCGATCACGATGGACGGCGCGCCGGCGCCCTACCAACTGTTGTGGGAGACCGGTAAACGGTTCCGGGTGGCCAAGATCGGCGACCCCGGCTCCACTCTGGACTGGGGCAGCCACGTGTTCGAGATCCGGTACACGATCGACGGCGTTCTCGATCCGGGCACCGTCGGTGTCGACCGTCAGTTTGCCGCGAACACCGGCAGCCCCGATGCCCAGTCGGCCTTCTACTGGAACGTCGTCGCGCCGGCCTGGAACAACACGATCGAACGGGCCGACATCTCCGTCACCCTGCCGGCCGAGGTGATCGGGGCCGGTTGCAGCGTCGGATTCGGGGTCGGCAGTGCCTGTACGGATCTGCGCGCCGAAGGCAACACCGTGCGGCTGACGGCGACCGACCTGGAGCCGCACACGCCGGTGACGCTGCGCGCCGGCGTCGACGTGGCGACACCGCCTCAGACGACCCTGCCGTGGCCGTACACGTGGGACAGGATCCTCGGCCGGTCGGTGACCGGGTTGGTCTGGATCGCGCTGCTGACCGTCGGCATGGGACTGCTCGCGTACTTCTGGTCGCGGACCACCGTCGAACCGGCACCGGGATTTCCGGTGCAGTACGAGCCCCCGAAAGGGCTCGGGCCCGTACAGACCGAGTACATCCGCACCGAGAACGTTCCGAAGAACGGGCTCAGTGCGACTTTGTTTCACCTCGCTGAGCGGGGACTAGTGGAGCTGCGGCAGGTCAGCGACGAGCACTGGAAAATCAAAGGCCTCGCCAAGCCGGCCGAGTGGGCCGATGTCGATCCGGTCGGCATCGACGTGGGTGCGGCCCTCAAGGTGATGTCGCCGGGCGCCGAGTTCGCCGCCAAGAACACCGCTGCGGCCGGCAAGAAGCTGTCCAAGGCCAAAGCTGACATGGCGGTTGCGGTGCGCAAGTGGGCGTTCGACGACGGCCTCATGGTCAAGCGGCGTAGGGAATGGTGGATCCTCGTCGCCAATGTGGCGGCGTTCTTCGCGGCGTTGGCGTGTTTCTGGCTGTGGTTCGGAATCCCGATCACGTTGTGGGGGCTGCCCTTCGCGGCGTTCTTCGTGTTCTCGGTAGGTTCCTGGGCCGGCGGTGTCGGTACCCGTCGTACTGCTACCGGTCGGGAACTGTGGTCGCGGGCAGAGGGATTCCACCGTCTGCTTTCCACCGATTCGGCCGAGTCCAGGTTCGACTTCGCCGCACGCAAAGACCTCTACCTGGCCTACATCCCGTTCGCGGTGGCCGGTGGCGCCGCGGCGCTGTGGGCCAAGAAGTATCAAGACACCATGGGTGCTGCTGCACCCCAACCAAATTGGTACAACTCGTCGTCATCGTCGTCGGACGACAGCCACGGTTTCACCGGTGGAACCGGCGGCGCGGACTTCGACAGTTTCGAATCGGCACTATCGTCATCGATCGGGGTGTACACGGCCTCGCAGTCGTCATCCTCTTC
- a CDS encoding LemA family protein, translating to MLVLAVAVLVGFVVGYNKLRAADVRVAEALGGIDVELTRRAALIPALVQAVATFASHETAVLGRVSGAQAALASATGGASVVQRSAAERDLDSALTGVLALGSSYPQLNSSINFLNLQENLADTENKLAFARQYYNDAVATLNRLVGTIPWVYLAPLAGVSEREYYTAPH from the coding sequence GTGCTGGTGCTCGCGGTAGCGGTACTTGTGGGCTTCGTCGTGGGCTACAACAAGCTGCGCGCGGCGGACGTGCGGGTCGCCGAGGCGCTCGGCGGCATCGACGTCGAACTGACCCGCCGGGCCGCTCTGATTCCTGCGCTGGTTCAGGCCGTGGCGACGTTCGCCTCGCACGAGACGGCGGTTCTGGGCCGGGTCAGTGGCGCCCAGGCTGCCCTGGCCTCGGCGACCGGTGGTGCTTCGGTGGTGCAGCGCAGCGCTGCCGAGCGTGATCTGGACAGCGCGCTGACCGGTGTGCTGGCACTGGGATCGTCCTACCCGCAACTCAATTCGTCGATCAACTTCCTGAACTTGCAAGAGAACCTGGCCGACACCGAGAACAAGCTCGCGTTCGCCCGGCAGTACTACAACGACGCCGTGGCCACCCTCAATCGTCTCGTCGGAACCATCCCGTGGGTGTATCTGGCGCCGCTGGCCGGAGTCTCCGAGCGGGAGTACTACACCGCGCCGCATTAG